TCTGTGAtcattttggattatttgtttaatattaATGAAAAGCATCTTGCAGGTTTCTCGACATAAGAAAGGCATAAGAAATGGACCGAAGGCTTTGAAACCTGTTCCAGTTATAGTTCGTTGCAAGTAAGTTGTTTCATCTTTGTTGAAACTGTTGGTTGTAAGAACTCGAGCTCATGGGAGATGGCACAATCAATTACTCTATGTTTAATACGCCCCCTCACGTAAGATGGAGTGTGTAAGTGGAAGTTGGTTGGATATTACAAAGTACATCAAGACCAACTTAATGAAATATGTCTTTCAATCGCTGATCTTGAAATTTTGACCTCCCAGCTGCGATATCATGCTGAATCTGCTTTTCTCTAAAGCTCGAGCTTATGGGAGTTGGTACAATCAAttgttttatatttaatattaaacaGTTACCCAAAAAGAAACTTGAGAAATCAATGGTATGAGAAATCTAAAAATAATTCCCTCAAACTACAAATGCCTGATTTCCGTGACTCATAAACTCCGTTCAAGTACATCAGTAAGAGTGCACCTTTCAATGAGGTGTTGATTAAGTTCTTCCAAGTTTATATTGGTGGGATATCATCCTCCAAACATACATGTCTATTATTACAATTTCATTTCATTACTTATTAGAAGGAAGAAGATAAAATGATGAACCTCTGGCAGATCCTTGTAGATAGATTCGGATAAAAGCTAAGTTCAATTTCTAATCTGGAAGTTTGAGAAATTGTTTGGCTAATGCAGCTATGCTTCAAGCTTTCCCATTATCTTCGCATCTCTCATTTCTAATTCCATGATTTGAGAAGGAGATTCTCGCTCTAGACCTGGATTCAGTTTCCATTAAGAGGCCACTAATTAACTTTTACCTTGTTATCGATCGTCACAGTATTTTCACTAAGTTCTTTGTGAAATTTTTATATCTTTGGCAGGGTTTGTGGTCGGGTCAAGCTACCGCACTTCTTTTGTTGCAGCGGGATGAAGCCAAGTCCTGGTGACCAATGTGACTGAGCCTGTTTTCTTGTCCtgtcattttttttttacctgATCAGAGTGATATCCAGCATGCGGGCTTTAGTAATGCAGGAAACtatatggagcagtttctcgaTTGAGTTGTAACTCTTTGGGACCTTGTGGTGGCTAAGTTCCACTCTATTTTTGCTTAGAGTTAAGTTTCGAAGGAATTTATTCAAGTATACATTTGATTATCAACTTACTAAGGTCTAATAACTACGTGTTATTGTGATTGGATATTTTTTGTTCAATTGCTCCGATATGGAGTTCGGGCTCATGGAGGACAAGCTGTGCAGTTGCTCTAATCTAAGaacaaattctcaaatttcttgtaattattttatgaaGATTAAGGATATGTCATCCAATTTTTGAACTTTTAATCACTGTATTTATTTACATAATTTTTACATTTCTTCTCGTCTAAACACCTTAACAAGAACTTCGGTGTAGTTTGAAGAAccagattgtatatatatatttaacttGAGTTTTTCTTGAGGATGTTAGAATTCTGAAATAACTGAGAATATTTCATTGTAATCAGTTggtaataaattatattatcgGTGGGATTGGTTTTATTCACCTTGGATGAACATGACTTCTATTTACTTCTATTTTTTTAGATTGGTTTGCCAAAATTAGTGTGTATAACACAAAGTGGAATAACATTTGCAGTAGATGAATCAATCGCATTTATGCACAAGAAATTACATAGCCTCATACTTCAATAAAAGATTAAAACAATAAACTTCCGGATCCATGTTCGGATTGGAAAGGTAGACCGTCGTTCTATTCCTTTAACAGTTGGGTCGTTCTTGGTATAGCTCATTACATCCAAGCAGCAAAATGTAAACTTGTTATTACAGTCGTTCCTACTGCAGTTCGATCGCTATACGTCTTTATCATCGTCTTCGTCGTAATTGAAAGGTAATGGAACTGATTTGAATGCACGAAATTTTCCAACGTTGTTAAGATGTTCATTCTCCAACCTGCAAATCCAAGAAAATATGACATGCAAACACATCAGATGTCTATAATGGTCTTAAGGGGAAGGTCGATTTCGAACCAGACTGAAAACAAACGGTTAATAGAACCGATCTCTAGTCCATAAACTACAAACAAAGCGAGACTCCAATCATTGATGGATACAAAAGTTGCAACAAAACCTACCTGAAAAAGTTCCATATGCCGCGACGAATGATCTCTAAAATCGCCACAAACGCAATCATCATCTGTGTATGCAAGGAAAAGATTTTGAATTTCAGCACAGTTTGCATCCAAGCCAATCTCAACAACACATTCAACACCTGCAATAAGAGAAAAAAACGCATGTTAACTTGAAGACATTCAATTTTTTAACCAAATATGGAATCCAGAGAAGGACACAGTAAAGATCAGTTAATCTTGAATCTTACCACTGCTACATAGTATACACTTTTGTGTGGAACAAGTAGCTTGTCTCTCAAGAACCGATTCTTAGAGTTTCGTTGGAAAAGTCCCCAGTCAAAAACGATGTCCCAATACGTGCTAACAATCGTTGCACCAATCGAAGTAATCCAGGCTATAATCTTCCAACTGTTTGCATGACTGAGGGTGTATGCTGTTCTGGTAGAGACCGCAACAATGATTGAGAAATATTTCAACCCGTTGTAGCCTTGCATGATGTCTCCCTCATCGTATAGGCGACGTAGACACTAAGAAATCAAGAAACTCATGTTAGTTTTATATACGGCATGTATAGCATATAATCTGAGGGTTGATTCTATAATCATATATGGTTGAATTATACACCTGAAGGAATCGCCACCAAAACGGTAGAGCGGCTATAATGTACGAGAACGTGTTGAAAACATGGCTATCGCTGCAACTGTTTAGCCTGTGTTTGTAGTCTCCCCATCCGTAGTAACAAATATAAAACTCCAAACTTCTCAGTGCTTGAATCTGTATGAACATTTTACATGCTTATTTCGAGGACTATAAACCAAGAGAAGAAAACAAACATGCATCAAATAGAGTTTTAAATACCTGACTGCTAAGCTGGTCTGCTAATAAGAAGTCCGGTAGTGTAACCTGCACACAATTTTAACCGAAATAGGATTAATTTAATATTAGTTTTGACTTTCAAGAATATATTAGCAAGAATATGATACCTCGCTTACCTTATACAGAGGAGCAAATAGACAATGAAACAAGGAGACGAGCAGGAAGAAACGACTTGAACGGTATATAATGTTAAAAGGGCATAGCATAATGGCCATTAAAAGCTGCAAGAAAAAGGGCGACATCAGATTGAGCAAAAAAGGTTGAACAAGTAAGACTCTTGTCGATTTGGATGCGGGGTTTTTTTACCCCTACGAGCACGAGAGGAAGAAGCTCGGTTATCGCTTTATATTCTTTTGTGACCGGATCCATTTCCATGTCCAAATTAGCAAGCACACAAGCGAGAGCTAGCACACTTATACAGAAACCGACTAGTAAAATCTCTTTGTATCCTAGTTCGGTTCCTTGCTTGAATCCGAATATGAACGGATAATTGACTCGGTACAGCCTCCAGAAGTATATGCATGCAGCATACAACACCATGTGGAGTACAATGAAGCCAAACAAACTGCAAAGAACTTTTTTACTTTAGATTAAACCGATGGAAAGTTGCAAGGAAAGTGTATACTTAATTCTTTAGCTTGGTGCAGATTTTGAAATCAAGAAATGGATAGGAGGATTCAAGGGTTCACCTGTAAAGAGGAAACATGGTTTCCATGTAGAGAACCTTGCCTTCTTTGTCGAGGATTTTACGTGCGCGAATGATTAATATTAAGGCTATTATAAGAGCAAGTGTGCATCCTACAAGAAATCCTGCAATTTTATGGAACAAAAGGAATGTAAGTGTTAATCCAAAATCCCCacaaaattttgatttccaAAAGTATTAAGTTCATTCAACAACGTACCCATTGAGAATGTCACTCTATGCTTTTCTCTTTTCGCCCTTGGTCTTAGAATATTCATCCCTTTGCTGCGATTCGAGTTCGAGAAATGCTTGATGAAAATAACTTCAACTCGTTCCATCAATTTGCTGACCTAAAGTTTTCAAAGATTTTTTCACTTCTGATATTTTTAGAGAATCGATGACTGTAATGAAAAAAGATGAATGAAGCTTACCTCATCTGAGCTTCCGAGGTAGGAATTGTCGACCATTTTCATATACGATTTGGATGCATGTCTTGAAGCAATCTAACATAAAACAAGCTCAGATTCATCAGTATTTATGTTCGATGACTCCTTTAGTTGCCatgcataaaacttaaaaagaattaaattcttgacagatatatatacatacctTATCGTATTTCTTCATGATCTTTGAAAAAGCCAGAATATTGAGAAAACTGTTACATATATGAAGTGGATAAGTTAATAAGTCATTTGAAAATCAATAGTACTAACTAACGGTAAACTAAATTTGGAATATATATTGCATCTAATCTACCTGTAGTTTTTTAGAAGCCTTAGCTTGTTGTAGAATTCGACGAAAGCCTTCTTAAGCTGTGCCTCTGCTTTCTTCAAATTATACTTACTAAACTTCAAGTCAGTCTGATTGGGAATGTTGAGAATTCCTTTAATAGTCGAACGAGGGGTTCCT
This window of the Primulina tabacum isolate GXHZ01 chromosome 4, ASM2559414v2, whole genome shotgun sequence genome carries:
- the LOC142543510 gene encoding phosphate transporter PHO1 homolog 3-like, encoding MKFCKELASQMVPEWQEAYMNYGFLKSLLKEIILFKQKNRPAPHRPHGLKRNATLYRAFSGLTHMVHLHHSPRNHSPSDIENQVILVNTVERDGSDESAETTFLNVHDEGGEYELVYFKRLDEEFNKVLKFYKDKVKEVVDEAGALNKQMEALVAFRVKVEHPEGWTNSVEETKKLASDVAASRAELFATAPSAVRASKRVPMDMIDEESSRNGGLSDESSHREYYKEDKEMKTITTNSEVIQEDEQNGARSNRPAPLEILRYVKFNTPQGTPRSTIKGILNIPNQTDLKFSKYNLKKAEAQLKKAFVEFYNKLRLLKNYSFLNILAFSKIMKKYDKIASRHASKSYMKMVDNSYLGSSDEVSKLMERVEVIFIKHFSNSNRSKGMNILRPRAKREKHRVTFSMGFLVGCTLALIIALILIIRARKILDKEGKVLYMETMFPLYSLFGFIVLHMVLYAACIYFWRLYRVNYPFIFGFKQGTELGYKEILLVGFCISVLALACVLANLDMEMDPVTKEYKAITELLPLVLVGLLMAIMLCPFNIIYRSSRFFLLVSLFHCLFAPLYKVTLPDFLLADQLSSQIQALRSLEFYICYYGWGDYKHRLNSCSDSHVFNTFSYIIAALPFWWRFLQCLRRLYDEGDIMQGYNGLKYFSIIVAVSTRTAYTLSHANSWKIIAWITSIGATIVSTYWDIVFDWGLFQRNSKNRFLRDKLLVPHKSVYYVAVVLNVLLRLAWMQTVLKFKIFSLHTQMMIAFVAILEIIRRGIWNFFRLENEHLNNVGKFRAFKSVPLPFNYDEDDDKDV